TGATTCATGATGATTTCAGAATGCTGAAACAAAATTTATAGTATGAATTTTAGATTTGAGTTCCGAACATGAATTTTGGAATTGACTTCTGAGCCAGAATTTATTTCCTGAATTCTGTATTAAAATTAACTTGAATTCAGAATTATAAGTTGAAagtagtgataagttaaaaagtagttttagtggtagtgtaagtggCATACTGTCAAGTCCAGGGCCTTTTGGGGCATCTACGTTTTTCAATACTGTCGAAATGACATGTTTACAGGGATGGAGCTGGAGAAGGCAGTTTATGTATCAAACGCTAAAATTCTACCGCCTTTAACTAAATTGAACACATATATGAGTGGATCGATAATCTGTTTTTGTGAGTGCTTTAAACTAGAAATTCATATTTATTTCCTTACGTCTCACATTTAAATACCATTCCATCGAAGAAGACACCAATCCATAGTGTCGAAACGTTGTGTCATTGTCATAACAATTATTATTAGaacgtttttgtcgtgaataagaCTAGTAGTCGCCTTCAACTAGCAGCAGCATAGAACTGAATTTTCGATTAAATCCCACaactgaattcagaatctggattccaccaccaccaccattccACTCAATTTACTTCCAGGTTACaggttcaaaattaaaaattatgacTGGACCTGACTATGTTCATGTTCGAGattcgaatccagaattctgattcaggaTTTCATCCTCagaattcatgaaaaaaaaatcaggatatgaattttagttcTGGATTCTAAATACTAGATCTGAGCTCCGAACCTGAGTTTTAGAATTGACTTTAAAACTAgaatttaagggctgaggccagtaggtcgcgcataaccacgtggctcgttctgcgtattacatttccctcaatgctctctcgcaaatgtgcttaaatgactctcgatgtggccgggtggcccagaaagtttcgatattttcggttacaagtttgactgagACGATTTTATGTCTCTCGCATGTTTCGTTACATTACCAGGTAACAAGAGCAGCAAAAATGGcgcgtgcatagaaatcgacGTACCTtcgcaaaaataacattcacttcatttttatcgcaacaacagctatgtttttattcactaatcgcatctaaattaaattatctagacattgtcaggatagatttttgatgcatgcctttgaaggcgagatattcaactaattttctaagagattgtcagttgggttttctgATAtttgtcaccgtttctgagaaaatcaaatttGAATCGTGAAAAAAAGACCTCtagaacacactggcctcagcacttaaggtgaaatgtagcggaatgcaaaaatcgcgtttttgatcaattattcaaaaactagaccgattttcgaaaaaccaaaaacacttaagttttcgaaatcaaatttatcataactaagtattcttagaattttgaaattttgctttgccgagccgtaattggtttttgaaatgtataaacggtcactgttccgtcccacggggatgattttagaactgaaaagtagtatttgtagcagaatttcacaaagaatctgaaaatgcaactcaaaattataaaattttagcgaaaacaaccgaaaattgaaaaagttttcataaacttttctgcattttttttattgcttgcgcgctgctgtttcgtattgaggtggtgtgagaaatgcacggtgggcacggtggcattatatcgtgagcaaaaaatagatataaaataatgacgcgaatttatgcagcattgggttttgtgttgaaataaaaacgacttgaatacaataaaatgagtattgtaagaaatcgtttattttctaagtagctgtcatttatacaaacaatgtgataaacattgagggccagcttcgagccagtcagcatgggaaacttattggaattcattggtttttcaattattatgaatacaatgaatcaacgcttgattttgctttcaaaatcgattgaataataaggaacgaaactttatattcaatttcgtgccccaaatatgtgcttgagaaaagattcactaaataattttaactgcatggtatgatgaactattagttataattggcgGGAaaggcctggtgaacgactggcaaagatatcgaaaatacttgaatgttctcttgtcttttcttggtacgctttgtgcgacgattcgttcaactgaagcggataaaattttgcgcgcattttatgacgctacattttaccttaaatcctgaattcagttttagtctttatttccagaattcagattttttttttgtttcaattatagaggctttaacattaatgtcattcgcctcttcgggccagaaaatctttctgaccctatgtgcggggttgggaatcgaacccaggcgggcggcgtgaaaggcatcgacttacccatcacactatacccgtcccctgattttttaaagtttacaTTTCAGTTGCAGAACGTAACTcggaacctaaattctgaaaatgagttcagttgatGATTTTAGATTCCGATTCCGATTGAATTTTGCAACCGAATACCCTGCGCTCAAACTTACCCGGTATTATATTGTCCCAGTTGATTTTGACGAACCGATCCCGATCGGCCCGCGACTGCTCGTGGAAGATCCCCAGGGCGTGCATTAGCTCGTGCATGGCGCGTCCTTCGTGACCCAGGCAGTTGACGCTCTGATGATCCGGTGGCTGCAGCGACACGATCTGCGTGCCACCGGTTTTACCCACGTAACTCCAGCAACCCTTCGGGTACTTGATGGGCCAGATGAGGAGAAAGTCCTTATCCTTGCCGTTCCATGGTACGAAACGTACGCACGTCATAAAATTCAGTGTTCGAATCGCCTTCAGGATCGTCACCTGATCGTCAACGTCGTACAATGGACTGATCGCATACGGCACCGTTCGGTTGGGCCAACGTCGCTCCGGAAATACATCCCACTTGAGACCCACTCTCCAGTATTTGTACATGTTATTATCCATGGCCATATCACCCTGGAAAAGTCCCGGTGTTACTTCCGGATCCTGTTCGTCGGCTAGCAAGTAGGCAGATTGCTCCACAAGATCGACGCTATCCGGTACGGGTGGGTTGAGCACATCCGGTACTCGCGGAAATATTATCGCCCCATACAGGAAGCTTAACGGAACAACCAACCATGTCACCGTTACGGTGTAACTTAAAGAACTAACCATTTTTTTTGTCTACTGTCTACTAGAAATCTGACTGACTAGCGAAACAAAACAACGGTTTCGACCCGCACGGAAAAGAAGTTGAAGCTAAACTGAGCCGAGAGAGAAATGTTTGGTTCCGGTCGGGTCCGTGCGGCCAACCCCAGGCAAGCCATGACATTGCCATGCCATTCGAgggtcagtttttttttatttctcctaCGTCTGCATATCGTTACACATTCTCTTTCACACctgaaccgaaccgaaccgggCCAGAAGGTGTAGTAGGAGGACTTATAGCCGGAGAAAGTACCGCGAGCAGTCGATCGTTCGAGTTTTCGAGCAAGTTCATGTTTTGTGTTTAGGCAGTctaatcagtattttttttggtACAAATTATAATCACAATATggcaatatgtttttttttctgtgtaataaTTGCGCCTATCAATCTCCCGCCGAGGTGTCAGGTGCGAGTGAAAGTGAAACTCGTTTTTGGTTTTCGCGGAGCGCCtccctcgtcgtcgtcgtcttcttCATGACGAGTAACCTGTCTGGGGGGGCGAAATGATACAATAGAGCCTCCGCCGGCCACCCTCTCACCACTTCCGAGAGCATACGTTTTGCATTGACAATTATGAGTTGGATCGGGTATGCAAATAAAACCTGAGATAATGAGTGGCGACCGCGATCATGTCCGATTACGCGGTAATACGAAGCGATATTTCCCGATCGTTGGACAGCGGGCGTCGTTGACCACGCGGTAATCGTAGTGCGGCGCAACAAATTGATAAAAGGGGTTTGTTTGCTTTCGATCGTCACTGACGTATGAATTGGATGATAATTGTAATGGAATCATCGCTTTTATCGCTTCGTTTATTTTCAAACTGAGAACAACTTTATTATTTTCGTTCTAGGTTTCGGCACCCTAAACTGGcattaacagttcaacataaacataAACTGCGAAATAAGTATGTACACCTCACAGTACTCTGCTGCTAATAATAGAGATGGTACTCGGAAAAAATCCCAAGAATTCATTTTATGTCGGGTATATTTCAAACTTAATGGATTCAACGCTACCCATCCAAACTTGTGCCTTTTTTCTTACACACTCCCATCCTCTCTTTGTTCAAATCATTATCTTTTTCGTCGCTTCGTACTGCTCCATCACCTGTTGCGCTTAACGGCACGATACCAAATTCAGCCAAAACAGACTGGTCGACGAAGGGAAGTCATAGCGAGCGAATGTACATCGCTTTTcgtgtttattttttaaaacagtttttagagtcgatttttgaaaataatgttcgtgtgttttttttaagaagCTTTTGCGAGTAGagttgttgttgtagttgttggagcagttttttcatagtttttttttcgactagTTTTTTACGAGCACCTTTTTATTCTGTAATATGAacatgtaacattaaatctttcacacatttcagaccatgtaaaatattcaaaagtaaatctttcccacacttcagaccatacgcacttgacaaatttccatcaaacacgtactcgacaaatttccactcgacaccaagtcatgaaacccagaaacccacttgaaatataaacttcacctacataaggCGATTAAgttgtcagcacttacttcagTCCAACGAAAACACCGCGTTCATACGACAAATATAAATAAGGAAACATAAGCATCAAATATCAcccaaaaacaaaacagttatgtcatttccccgcttctccacgttccacacctctctcaaacagtgccatatggcatgacctagaataacagtaacccaggaaaacacac
This genomic window from Malaya genurostris strain Urasoe2022 chromosome 1, Malgen_1.1, whole genome shotgun sequence contains:
- the LOC131434263 gene encoding hatching enzyme 1.2, encoding MVSSLSYTVTVTWLVVPLSFLYGAIIFPRVPDVLNPPVPDSVDLVEQSAYLLADEQDPEVTPGLFQGDMAMDNNMYKYWRVGLKWDVFPERRWPNRTVPYAISPLYDVDDQVTILKAIRTLNFMTCVRFVPWNGKDKDFLLIWPIKYPKGCWSYVGKTGGTQIVSLQPPDHQSVNCLGHEGRAMHELMHALGIFHEQSRADRDRFVKINWDNIIPAFKSNFEKQSLKNTTYNFEYDYNSIMHYGKSYFSIGKGKATIETKMPNIKLGQRQALSKTDCLKINDLYECLDNPRLTKKYYNLCKTLGI